In the Helianthus annuus cultivar XRQ/B chromosome 11, HanXRQr2.0-SUNRISE, whole genome shotgun sequence genome, one interval contains:
- the LOC118484293 gene encoding uncharacterized protein LOC118484293: MAFVKASTCPIVGNNQTGSSFWKKTTDRFNAIMEHGPARDIESVSGKWRKMSKVINNFNAIYNQIYLSPPSGSNDEDILNLAIAKWDSQNPTPFPHFRAWNVVRK; this comes from the exons ATGGCGTTTGTTAAGGCCTCTACTTGCCCGATAGTCG gaAACAACCAAACGGGTAGTAGTTTTTGGAAGAAGACAACGGATAGATTTAACGCGATTATGGAGCATGGTCCGGCTCGTGATATCGAATCCGTCTCGGGCAAGTGGCGTAAAATGAGCAAGGTCATCAACAACTTTAACGCGATTTATAACCAAATTTACCTTTCTCCTCCTAGCGGGAGTAACGACGAGGACATTCTTAACCTTGCTATCGCCAAGTGGGACTCTCAAAATCCAACGCCTTTTCCGCACTTCCGAGCATGGAACGTTGTAAGGAAATAA